The region tgacAATTACACATTCTAATATAGTTATTAAACATTGATACCTATTGTTAATCCAGATGGTAATTgttcattttcactttttaaattGCAAACTAGCTCACGAATctcaattttataaatgagattgcgcaacttgaACTTTGACTTATTCCgatgaaatttggtaattattataatctcttttttctttaaataaaaataaaaaaatccaaaaggcaactcaggctacggtcaccaagcaaatGTATTGGCTAAAGAATCTCGAGTACAGTCGCTAACGCCAATCCTCACTGGCTATCCgtcctcggcaagcctttactAATTATCTCTCGAGATTCTCTCGCAAGAAGGTTAACAGCGCTTACCGCCCCACATCCACGCCACAAAAGGGCCAGCTCCCTCATGGTCCCTGGCTGCCATTCCCTTCGCAATTGATACTTCCTTCCGCTCgacaagaaaaacaaaaacaaccaAAACTCGTACACAGATTACTTTGCGACGCACGTGTTTCGATATTGCTCGCCAGAACTCGAGTGATCTcggatggtcgcaacgccgatctcgtcacgctaatccttcgtgacgtcatcacccttagaatgcgcaacaatcgatcggtcatcgattttggggattgcgcaacttgccgcgcactTTTCGtcgctacgcggcgcagaacttaaggctagatcgcgatgtcgtctcccgcgcagctctacggagtcctggggttgggcggggtggtgctccctcgtcgctagctggtctCGAGCGATTGCCTCGGTTGGGCGtaggcggggtgagcggggaggctgcagcgcgccggccgccagcgggaatcgcgtccgccttggattcccgcgctgcagggatctacgttgcctccccctccgcagccgcggtgtccttcccgcgatatctccgcggtttcgccttgcctcgaaagatcttcggcgtcggagttggtcgctggagggtagccggtgcactcaaaaaaaaaataaaaaaaaaaaacaaaagcctgtaATATCTTGGTCGCAATGCGCTTTTTTGTCtctgtcgaagctcgggtgcgtgactccagttctggcgctctctaggattatttcgcgactcgatttttGAAACCCTGATTTCGggatctcgcccagggttcagggagtctcttgtaacgggcaggcctaaccgGAACGTGGGGTGCCAGAGCGCCAGCGCTGCATCCCGCAAGCCGAACTTCGCGAGGTGACCGCAAGCTCGAAGTAACCACACGCTATTGTGCGGTACTCACCCCCTCCCAAGAGGAcgataaaacaacaaaaaaaagacattattttgtaaaattaaaattaattataattaataatcaatttaaaaaaattaaaattaattaaaattaataatcaattttaaaaaataatttgtttttaagtAAAACACAGGTTATGTGTACCGTAGTAAACAACACTGTATACACTATGGAGTATACACTATAGGTATCCGAGCTCAGTGTGCCGAGAGAGATGGCTTGACGCCGGATCGAGTGGGAAGAGAATCGTACAGTCGATTGCGCATGGCGACGCGTCGCCACACCGTACACACTACTACATATAgactgtatgtatataccatCATATAGCGTGGCGACGCGTCGCCACGGCATGCGTCGCCATGCCAGAAATCGGTTTTACGTGCGGCTATAGATGTTTCacatcaaaaaacttttctcttcCGTATGGCCAGACGCCCACTCGCATGTCCTCCGGGATTCTTCGCGAGCTCAACTGATCCCCTTCCTTACGTTGAGGTTGTCTAGGGGAGCCACCggacctgaaatttttctcaacgcccGCCACCTGGGGTCTAGGAAACAAAAAAGGACGCCATTTATATTCGGTACATCAATCTTTATTCCTattgtaaaaagtaaaaaaaagtttcgcgTGGCCTAGCCGCGTCGTCCCGGCCGGCCTCGATCCCGGCCCCGGCCGGTCGCGGACGCTATAATCCGCCGTTGTAGGGTCTCCGCTTCCCCGACGAACTCGTCAGCCCTCGCAAGTGGGgtgggagaggggggggggggggggggggttcgGCGGGGCATCCACCCTCGCTATAGGAGATGTCGGGACCGGCGTCTCCTTCGCAATAGGGGATGGCGGGACCGGCGTCTCCCTCGCCACTAGGGATAGGCGATATCAGTAAAAAACATCAACATCGAactatcgatattttttcaattttcgctATCGAACCATCGATATTCTTAGAAAATCATCGAAACATCGATTGTCGATATCGATATTGAAAATGAGcgcgaaaatttaaaaaaattataattatctctaaaataaacatacaaaaataataattctaattttcaatttatttttcattcaaataattaaaagcATTTATACTATAACATAAGTAATTTTATCATACATGGAGTTAAAAACATTCTATTTATAAAACAACACAAATTCataattaaattaacaattataatttgatttgTAATCACTTTAGTGATTAAACTATTTAgtgactaaaatttttttatatctactATCACAATAGAATTCTTAAGATAATGACtgattaattatataatagacaaatatataataataaatcaatgataataattcagTACCTTAGTGTAGATCAATATCCCCAATCTTCTGAAGTTAAACTACTCAAAAAAAGTAACTTATCTAAATTCTTCCCAGTAAGACGATTTCGGTCATCAGTTTTTATATTTCCAGCTTCAGAGAAAAGTCGTTCACAAGGAACTGACGTTCCTACTACACAAAAATACTTCATCGCAATTTGGAAAAGACTTGGGAAGGAAGGTTTCAAAAGTTGCCGATATTTCAAAGGGTCTTCATTTCTTGGAATGACAGGCTGCGTAAGGTATTGTTTCAGCTCAAACGCCACACCATCCAGTGAATAAGTTGCTGCACTTGTTTTGGCAACAAGCTGATCATGATGGCgccaaatattatttttatttaattggGCTTCAAAATTTACAGTAGATGAAACTGATATAGATGTAGAAGTCTGAGTGATACTAGAGTTCATTTGTTTACGAACGTGCTCAACCGCATCTGCGGCATGCATAGCTCTTTGAAAATGAAGTTTCTTGAAGCCAGGATCCAGAATAGTTGCAATTGCTAATGTTGGATACGACTCAATATCATAAAATTGATTATCTAGAGAATTTAGTAAATGGTTTTTGATTTGAACTCCATCCTCGGTTTTTGGTTTCGAGagcattatttcatttttcataaccGCAACAGCAGGAACTATAATACTGCAAGTTAAATAGGAATCCCCGCTCAATTCGGTTATGATTATCATGACAGGTTTTATTAAATTCACGATatctttcaaaatcaccaaTTCTTCATGGCTTAACATCGGTGGTGGATTCGCACACTTCGAAGTCACTGGATAAACGTAATCTTCCAATAATAAAAACCTTTTCAGCATGTCATAGGTTGAAGTCCAGCGGGTGTCAACGCTTTGAATGAACTTAAGTATGGTTCCTTCCGATTTTCCGTCACGTTCTTGCAGTCTTCTTAGTTCATCCGCAGCCGGAACACTTTTTCTTGTCATCATGACAATTCTTTTAACTTTATCAATCACAAGTTATATATGTGGCATTTTTGCAATAGCTTTCGGAACTATATGAGATGCTCGATGGGCAAAGCAGGGCAGCCTTTTATTGTTGTTCTTTTTACTTTGATCAATGTTTCCGTTGCTCAAATTATCTACGTCAGGATCAAACACATTATCAATAGCTTTTATCATGTTCGCAGCGCTATCACTTATAATAGCTGTTATTTTATCTTTAAGTAaactaaaattattaaaaatttctaataaaCATGTTGATATATAAGTTGCATTATGCTCAGAATCTAATGGTTTAACACAAAGATGCGTgcttaaaatttttgagtTATCGGACGATAAATAATGGACAGTTGTTCCTAAATAACTTTTCTGAGACACATCCGTCCAGATATCACAAGTGATAGAATAAAACGCAGATTCATTTGAGTCCTGAATTATTTTAAGTTTCAAAACGTCATATTTATCATTAATTAACTCTGTTAAAGTTCTACGACTGGGTATAGAGTACTGAGGTCTAGCTGTCTTTAT is a window of Neodiprion fabricii isolate iyNeoFabr1 chromosome 6, iyNeoFabr1.1, whole genome shotgun sequence DNA encoding:
- the LOC124185531 gene encoding E3 SUMO-protein ligase ZBED1-like; the protein is MMTRKSVPAADELRRLQERDGKSEGTILKFIQSVDTRWTSTYDMLKRFLLLEDYVYPVTSKCANPPPMLSHEELVILKDIVNLIKPVMIIITELSGDSYLTCSIIVPAVAVMKNEIMLSKPKTEDGVQIKNHLLNSLDNQFYDIESYPTLAIATILDPGFKKLHFQRAMHAADAVEHVRKQMNSSITQTSTSISVSSTVNFEAQLNKNNIWRHHDQLVAKTSAATYSLDGVAFELKQYLTQPVIPRNEDPLKYRQLLKPSFPSLFQIAMKYFCVVGTSVPCERLFSEAGNIKTDDRNRLTGKNLDKLLFLSSLTSEDWGY